A single region of the Streptomyces virginiae genome encodes:
- a CDS encoding methionine ABC transporter ATP-binding protein, translated as MITTSGLTKVYQSRGREVTALDGVDLHVREGEVYGVIGQSGAGKSSLIRCVNLLERPTTGTVTVDGVDLTALAGRGRRAGKELREARSRIGMVFQHFNLLSSRTVQANVELPLEILGVSGRERSRKALELLDLVGLADKAKAYPTQLSGGQKQRVGIARALAGDPKVLLSDEATSALDPETTRSVLGLLRDLNRQLGLTVLLITHEMDVVKTVCDSAALMKNGRIIESGTVAELLATPGSELAGELFPVTGTATGPDRTVVDVTFHGEAAVRPVISQLSRTYNIDISILGAAMDTVAGRQIGRMRIELPGGYEDNVVPVGFLREQGLQVDIVDEIDNELAELVKDGAK; from the coding sequence GTGATCACCACATCGGGCCTCACGAAGGTCTACCAGTCCCGTGGCCGCGAGGTCACCGCCCTGGACGGCGTCGATCTCCACGTCCGTGAGGGCGAGGTGTACGGAGTCATCGGCCAGAGCGGCGCCGGCAAGTCCTCCCTGATCCGCTGCGTCAACCTGCTGGAGCGCCCCACCACCGGCACGGTGACCGTCGACGGCGTCGACCTCACCGCCCTCGCCGGCCGCGGCCGCCGCGCGGGCAAGGAGCTCCGCGAGGCGCGCAGCCGCATCGGCATGGTCTTCCAGCACTTCAACCTGCTGTCCTCGCGCACCGTCCAGGCCAACGTCGAGCTGCCCCTGGAGATCCTCGGGGTCTCCGGCCGTGAGCGCTCCCGCAAGGCCCTCGAACTCCTCGACCTCGTCGGCCTCGCCGACAAGGCCAAGGCCTACCCGACCCAGCTCTCCGGCGGCCAGAAGCAGCGCGTCGGCATCGCCCGCGCCCTGGCCGGCGACCCCAAGGTGCTGCTGTCCGACGAGGCCACCAGCGCCCTGGACCCCGAGACCACCCGCTCCGTCCTGGGGCTGCTGCGCGACCTCAACCGCCAGCTCGGCCTCACCGTGCTGCTCATCACGCACGAGATGGACGTCGTCAAGACCGTCTGCGACTCGGCCGCCCTGATGAAGAACGGCCGCATCATCGAGTCCGGCACCGTCGCCGAACTCCTCGCCACCCCCGGATCCGAGCTCGCCGGCGAACTCTTCCCGGTCACCGGCACCGCCACCGGCCCCGACCGCACGGTCGTCGACGTCACCTTCCACGGCGAAGCCGCCGTCCGGCCGGTCATCTCGCAGCTCTCGCGCACGTACAACATCGACATCTCGATCCTCGGCGCCGCGATGGACACCGTCGCGGGCCGGCAGATCGGCCGCATGCGCATCGAACTGCCCGGCGGCTACGAGGACAACGTCGTGCCGGTCGGCTTCCTGCGCGAGCAGGGCCTCCAGGTCGACATCGTCGACGAGATCGACAACGAGCTGGCCGAGCTGGTCAAGGATGGTGCCAAGTGA
- a CDS encoding GNAT family N-acetyltransferase: MGMSVTISAAAAEDAEQIFKLQYLAFQREAELYGNYLIQPLTQSLDSLKGELATDTVLVARLGDEIVGTVRGNVDEDGTGKIAKLCVHPRLQGHGLGARLLRAVEEALASPGNTTRFRLHTGHKSESNLRLYRKAGYVKVGGRTASDGVQLVILEKEAKDPTDFTVSA; this comes from the coding sequence ATGGGCATGAGCGTGACCATTTCGGCGGCGGCTGCCGAGGACGCTGAGCAGATCTTCAAACTGCAGTACCTGGCCTTCCAGCGGGAGGCCGAGCTCTACGGCAACTACCTCATCCAGCCGCTCACCCAGTCCCTGGACTCCCTCAAGGGCGAGCTGGCGACGGACACCGTCCTGGTGGCCCGGCTCGGCGACGAGATCGTCGGGACCGTGCGCGGCAACGTCGACGAGGACGGCACCGGCAAGATCGCCAAGCTCTGCGTGCACCCGCGCCTGCAGGGTCACGGCCTCGGGGCGCGCCTGCTGCGCGCGGTCGAGGAGGCCCTGGCGAGCCCCGGCAACACCACCCGCTTCCGCCTGCACACCGGGCACAAGAGCGAGTCGAACCTGCGCCTCTACCGCAAGGCCGGCTACGTCAAGGTCGGCGGCCGCACGGCGTCCGACGGCGTCCAGCTGGTGATCCTGGAGAAGGAAGCCAAGGACCCGACCGACTTCACGGTCAGCGCGTAG
- a CDS encoding sigma-70 family RNA polymerase sigma factor, giving the protein MDLLKADYVDKLGPLLSAEAAAEAPGTGVDAADLEQAVWVRLLESGRHAPDPAEPAEPARWLRRAVRAEARLARRRARREVPYGHRQHSVDGSTPAGPAAAAEPEDALLHGEENRALRSAVARLPGRCPELMKALLSPRDLTYREIAGELGISQGSLGPVRSRCLGCLRRMLAAEVAAPGLRGKER; this is encoded by the coding sequence ATGGACCTGCTGAAGGCTGATTACGTCGACAAGCTCGGCCCGCTGCTCTCCGCCGAGGCGGCAGCGGAGGCCCCGGGCACCGGAGTGGACGCGGCCGACCTGGAACAAGCCGTCTGGGTCAGGCTGCTGGAGAGCGGCCGCCACGCCCCCGATCCGGCCGAACCCGCGGAGCCGGCGCGGTGGCTGCGCCGCGCGGTCCGGGCGGAGGCCCGCCTCGCCCGCCGCCGGGCCCGCCGCGAGGTCCCGTACGGGCACCGTCAGCACTCGGTGGACGGGAGCACACCGGCCGGCCCGGCCGCCGCGGCCGAACCGGAAGACGCCCTCCTGCACGGCGAGGAGAACCGCGCACTCCGATCGGCGGTCGCCCGGTTGCCCGGACGCTGTCCCGAGCTGATGAAGGCACTTCTTTCGCCCAGAGACCTCACTTACCGTGAAATCGCAGGAGAGTTGGGTATCTCACAAGGAAGTTTGGGGCCCGTCCGTTCCCGTTGCCTGGGATGTCTGCGCAGAATGCTGGCTGCAGAGGTTGCGGCTCCTGGCCTGCGGGGAAAGGAGCGGTAG
- a CDS encoding glycerophosphodiester phosphodiesterase, whose amino-acid sequence MTQGGAARRTVLGAAVLAAGTGITGLAAGSAAAAEGGYDEGRGDGGYRDLPHPTVIGHRGASGYRPEHTIGSYQLALDLGADVVEQDLVPTRDGHLVCRHENEIGGTTDVADHREFASRRTTKSVDGVSVTGWFTEDFTLAELRTLRAKERIPAVRQRNTLYDGRWAVPTFEEVLRWADREGKRRGRRVWLHVETKHPSYFRGLGLGLEEPLAKLLRRYGRDGRGAAVFLQSFEPSSIQRLSRLVSAPRVVLLSAADTRPWDFELAKDPRTVADLVKPEGLKWIAGFAQGIGPTMDLILPRDAAGKLGAPTTLVKDAHARGLLLHPYTARNENNFLPAEYRRGTDPAAYGDALGAFRTYFEQGIDGIFTDNPDTGLLAADAFRPGRRPVNR is encoded by the coding sequence ATGACACAGGGTGGGGCAGCGCGGCGCACGGTCCTGGGGGCGGCCGTCCTGGCGGCCGGGACCGGGATCACGGGACTGGCGGCGGGTTCCGCCGCCGCGGCCGAGGGCGGGTACGACGAGGGACGCGGCGACGGGGGATACCGGGACCTCCCCCACCCGACGGTGATCGGCCATCGCGGAGCCAGCGGCTACCGGCCGGAGCACACGATCGGCTCCTACCAGCTCGCCCTCGACCTGGGCGCCGACGTCGTCGAGCAGGACCTGGTACCGACCCGCGACGGCCACCTGGTGTGCCGCCACGAGAACGAGATCGGCGGGACCACCGACGTCGCCGACCACCGCGAGTTCGCCTCCCGACGCACCACCAAGTCCGTCGACGGGGTCTCGGTCACCGGCTGGTTCACCGAGGACTTCACCCTGGCCGAGCTGCGGACCCTGCGCGCGAAGGAACGCATCCCCGCCGTTCGTCAGCGCAACACCCTCTACGACGGCCGGTGGGCCGTACCCACCTTCGAAGAGGTGCTGCGCTGGGCCGACCGTGAGGGCAAGCGGCGCGGCAGGCGGGTGTGGCTGCACGTGGAGACCAAGCACCCCAGCTACTTCCGGGGTCTGGGCCTCGGCCTGGAGGAGCCCCTCGCCAAGCTCCTGCGCCGTTACGGGCGCGACGGACGGGGCGCCGCCGTCTTCCTCCAGTCCTTCGAGCCCTCCAGCATCCAGCGGCTCTCCCGTCTGGTCTCCGCGCCCCGCGTGGTCCTGCTGTCGGCGGCCGACACCCGGCCCTGGGACTTCGAACTGGCCAAGGACCCGCGTACGGTCGCGGACCTGGTCAAGCCGGAGGGCCTGAAGTGGATCGCCGGCTTCGCCCAGGGCATCGGCCCGACCATGGACCTGATCCTCCCGCGCGACGCGGCCGGCAAGCTCGGCGCACCGACCACCCTGGTGAAGGACGCCCACGCCCGCGGGCTGCTGCTCCACCCCTACACCGCCCGCAACGAGAACAACTTCCTGCCGGCCGAATACCGCCGGGGCACCGACCCGGCCGCGTACGGGGACGCCCTCGGCGCCTTCCGGACCTACTTCGAACAGGGCATCGACGGGATCTTCACCGACAACCCGGACACCGGACTGCTCGCTGCGGATGCCTTCCGTCCGGGCCGACGCCCCGTCAACCGCTGA
- a CDS encoding lysophospholipid acyltransferase family protein — protein MRMMFRTRVEGIENIPGSGPVILAGNHLTFIDSMILPLVCDRTVHFIGKDEYVTGKGIKGRAMAWFFSGSGMIPVDRDGANGGVAALMTGRRILEEGKIFGIYPEGTRSPDGRLYRGRTGIARLTLMTGAPVVPFAMIGTDKLQPGGAGMPRPGRVTVRFGEPMEFSRYEGMDRDRYVLRAVTDSVMAEVMRLSGQEYVDMYATKAKAA, from the coding sequence ATGCGCATGATGTTCCGCACCCGCGTGGAGGGCATCGAGAACATCCCCGGCTCCGGTCCGGTGATTCTGGCGGGCAACCACCTCACCTTCATCGACTCCATGATCCTGCCGCTGGTGTGCGACCGTACGGTCCACTTCATCGGCAAGGACGAGTACGTGACCGGCAAGGGGATCAAGGGCCGCGCCATGGCCTGGTTCTTCTCCGGTTCCGGCATGATCCCCGTCGACCGTGACGGGGCCAACGGCGGCGTCGCGGCCCTGATGACCGGCCGCCGGATCCTCGAAGAGGGCAAGATCTTCGGCATCTACCCCGAGGGCACCCGCTCCCCCGACGGCCGCCTCTACCGCGGCCGCACCGGCATCGCCCGCCTGACCCTGATGACCGGCGCCCCCGTGGTGCCGTTCGCGATGATCGGCACCGACAAGCTCCAGCCCGGCGGCGCCGGCATGCCGCGTCCGGGCCGGGTCACCGTCCGCTTCGGCGAGCCGATGGAGTTCTCCCGCTACGAGGGCATGGACCGCGACCGCTACGTGCTGCGCGCCGTCACCGACTCGGTGATGGCCGAGGTCATGCGCCTCTCGGGCCAGGAGTACGTCGACATGTACGCCACCAAGGCGAAGGCCGCGTAG
- a CDS encoding MFS transporter: protein MSTTQHLDSPIGTETRSRGRWLALGVLVLAVLLVAVDATVLGLATPALSEDLKPSGTQLLWIGDIYSFVIAGLLVSMGSLGDRIGRKKLLLTGAAAFGAVSVLNAYATSPEMMIVARALLGVAGATLMPSTLALIRNIFHDPKERSLAIGIWGATASAGAAVGPVVGGALLQHFWWGSVFLINLPVMIALVVVGIKLLPESKNPVAGPWDLVSVGLSLVGVISVVYAVKEVATHGVTWEVAATATLGVGALYAFVRRQFVLPSPLLDMRLFKHRGFSGAVLADLLTVFGLSGLVFFLSQFLQLVQGRDPLEAGLAELPAAIGAVVTGLIAGRYARRYSVRTIVAGGLGAIGLALAVLTLIHKESGYPLLGAALLVVGLGAGFSFTVTADVILSSVPKEQAGSASAVSETAYELGAALGIALLGSIVTGVYQSFTAPASVAGPVADAAHESLGGAVEAAKALDPHTAQVMVGAAQDAFVDGLRLASGVGAAVLLATAVAAWFLLKGQRLQEGLEH, encoded by the coding sequence ATGAGCACGACCCAGCACCTGGACAGCCCGATCGGGACGGAGACCAGAAGCCGCGGCCGCTGGCTCGCCCTGGGCGTGCTGGTGCTCGCCGTGCTGCTGGTCGCCGTCGACGCGACCGTACTCGGCCTCGCCACCCCCGCACTCTCCGAAGACCTCAAGCCGTCCGGCACCCAGCTGCTGTGGATAGGCGACATCTACTCCTTCGTCATCGCCGGACTCCTGGTCTCCATGGGCAGCCTCGGTGACCGCATCGGACGCAAGAAGCTGCTGCTCACCGGCGCCGCCGCGTTCGGTGCCGTGTCCGTGCTCAACGCCTACGCCACCAGCCCCGAGATGATGATCGTCGCCCGGGCCCTGCTGGGCGTGGCCGGCGCGACCCTGATGCCGTCCACCCTCGCGCTGATCCGCAACATCTTCCACGACCCCAAGGAGCGCAGCCTCGCGATCGGCATCTGGGGCGCCACCGCCTCGGCCGGCGCGGCCGTCGGCCCGGTCGTCGGCGGAGCCCTCCTCCAGCACTTCTGGTGGGGCTCGGTCTTCCTGATCAACCTTCCTGTGATGATCGCTCTGGTCGTCGTCGGAATCAAGCTGCTTCCCGAATCCAAGAACCCGGTCGCCGGCCCCTGGGACCTCGTCAGCGTCGGCCTCTCCCTCGTCGGCGTGATCAGCGTGGTCTACGCCGTCAAGGAGGTCGCCACCCACGGCGTCACCTGGGAGGTCGCGGCCACCGCGACACTGGGCGTGGGCGCCCTGTACGCCTTCGTACGACGCCAGTTCGTCCTGCCGTCCCCGCTGCTCGACATGCGGCTCTTCAAGCACCGCGGCTTCTCCGGCGCGGTCCTCGCCGACCTGCTCACCGTCTTCGGGCTCTCCGGACTGGTCTTCTTCCTCTCCCAGTTCCTGCAGCTCGTCCAGGGCCGCGACCCGCTGGAGGCGGGCCTCGCCGAACTGCCCGCCGCCATCGGCGCGGTGGTCACCGGCCTGATCGCGGGCCGGTACGCCCGCCGGTACTCGGTACGGACCATCGTGGCCGGCGGCCTCGGCGCCATCGGCCTGGCCCTCGCCGTGCTCACCCTGATCCACAAGGAGAGCGGCTACCCGCTGCTCGGCGCCGCCCTGCTCGTCGTCGGCCTCGGTGCGGGATTCTCCTTCACCGTCACCGCCGACGTGATCCTCTCCAGCGTCCCCAAGGAGCAGGCCGGTTCGGCCTCCGCCGTCTCCGAGACGGCGTACGAACTCGGCGCCGCCCTCGGCATCGCCCTGCTCGGCTCCATCGTCACCGGCGTCTACCAGAGCTTCACCGCCCCGGCCTCGGTCGCGGGCCCGGTCGCCGACGCCGCGCACGAGTCCCTCGGCGGTGCCGTCGAGGCCGCCAAGGCGCTGGACCCGCACACCGCCCAGGTGATGGTGGGAGCGGCCCAGGACGCCTTCGTGGACGGGCTGCGGCTCGCCTCCGGCGTCGGCGCGGCCGTCCTGCTGGCCACCGCCGTGGCCGCCTGGTTCCTGCTGAAGGGCCAGCGGCTCCAGGAGGGCCTCGAGCACTGA
- a CDS encoding TetR/AcrR family transcriptional regulator — protein sequence MAMDRDQVLRDAAALLSRKSTATMDEVARAAGIGRATLHRHFAGRDALVRALEELGIREFEVAFDKARLDEGTAVDAIRRLVAEAEPNAQLLAFLVTENQLFEGDEVNEGWARLDARVGALFRRGQEEGDIRIDLSPAWLTEALYGLVGTCAWAVMDGRVAAKDFQYMIIELLLGGARRSVEK from the coding sequence ATGGCCATGGATCGTGACCAGGTGCTCCGCGACGCGGCCGCCCTGCTTTCCCGCAAGTCGACCGCCACGATGGACGAGGTCGCCCGCGCCGCCGGAATCGGGCGCGCGACCCTCCACCGGCACTTCGCCGGACGCGACGCCCTCGTACGGGCCCTCGAAGAACTCGGCATCCGCGAGTTCGAGGTGGCCTTCGACAAGGCCCGCCTCGACGAGGGCACCGCGGTGGACGCGATCAGACGCCTCGTCGCCGAGGCCGAGCCCAACGCCCAGCTACTGGCCTTCCTCGTCACCGAGAACCAGCTGTTCGAGGGCGACGAGGTCAACGAGGGATGGGCCCGGCTCGACGCCCGCGTCGGCGCGCTCTTCCGGCGCGGCCAGGAAGAGGGCGACATCCGGATCGACCTGAGCCCCGCATGGCTCACCGAGGCCCTCTACGGCCTCGTCGGCACCTGCGCCTGGGCCGTGATGGACGGCCGGGTCGCCGCCAAGGACTTCCAGTACATGATCATCGAGCTCTTGCTCGGTGGCGCCAGACGGAGTGTGGAGAAATGA
- a CDS encoding HAD domain-containing protein, with amino-acid sequence MKPLLLIDVDGPLNPYAAKAQRRPEGYRTHRMRPTGWTEAEQAKPLRVWLNPDHGAELLALAEVYELVWATTWKDEANDWIGPHLGLPRLPFIDWPVMHGRAPRGTFWKTQYILEYTGGRPFAWIDDDITAMDREYVDQRHPAQTLLMRIDERIGLVRADFDTLAAWATPSPFDY; translated from the coding sequence ATGAAGCCACTGCTGCTGATCGATGTCGACGGGCCACTGAACCCCTACGCGGCCAAGGCCCAGCGCCGCCCCGAGGGCTACCGCACCCATCGGATGCGCCCGACGGGCTGGACGGAGGCCGAGCAGGCCAAGCCCCTGCGGGTCTGGCTCAATCCCGACCACGGGGCGGAGCTGCTCGCCCTCGCGGAGGTCTACGAGCTCGTCTGGGCCACCACCTGGAAGGACGAGGCCAACGACTGGATAGGCCCGCACCTGGGACTGCCGAGACTCCCCTTCATCGACTGGCCGGTGATGCACGGCCGGGCGCCGCGCGGCACCTTCTGGAAGACCCAGTACATCCTCGAGTACACGGGCGGGCGACCCTTCGCCTGGATCGACGACGACATCACGGCGATGGACCGCGAGTACGTCGACCAGCGCCACCCGGCACAGACCCTGCTGATGCGCATCGACGAACGGATCGGCCTGGTCCGCGCGGACTTCGACACTCTCGCCGCATGGGCCACACCGTCACCATTCGACTACTGA
- the argH gene encoding argininosuccinate lyase has product MSSNKGDVRLWGGRFADGPSEALALLSASVHFDWRLAPYDIAGSRAHARVLHKAGLLTADELDRMIAGLDQLEADVADGSFTGTIADEDVHTALERGLLERLGAELGGKLRAGRSRNDQVATLFRMYLRDHGRIIGGLIADLQDALVGLAETHHDVAMPGRTHLQHAQPVLFAHHVLAHVQSLSRDAERLRQWDTRTAVSPYGSGALAGSSLGLDPEQVAADLGFERGSVGNSIDGTASRDFVAEFAFITAMIGINLSRIAEEIIIWNTKEFSFVTLHDAFSTGSSIMPQKKNPDIAELARGKSGRLIGNLTGLLATLKALPLAYNRDLQEDKEPVFDSCDTLEVLLPAFTGMMATLTVNRERMEELAPAGFSLATDIAEWLVKQGVPFRVAHEVAGECVKVCEGEGIELDQLTDEQFVKISEHLTPEVRTVLNVRGALASRDGRGGTAPSAVATQLTELKADLVIQHAWAAHKQ; this is encoded by the coding sequence GTGAGCAGCAACAAGGGTGACGTCCGGCTCTGGGGCGGCCGGTTCGCCGACGGTCCTTCGGAGGCGCTGGCCCTGCTGTCGGCGTCGGTCCACTTCGACTGGCGCCTCGCGCCGTACGACATCGCGGGCTCCCGCGCCCACGCACGCGTGCTCCACAAGGCCGGCCTGCTCACGGCCGACGAGCTCGACCGCATGATCGCCGGGCTCGACCAGCTGGAGGCCGACGTGGCCGACGGCTCCTTCACCGGCACCATCGCCGACGAGGACGTGCACACCGCCCTGGAGCGCGGCCTGCTGGAGCGGCTCGGCGCCGAGCTCGGCGGCAAGCTGCGCGCCGGCCGGTCCCGCAACGACCAGGTGGCCACGCTCTTCCGGATGTACCTGCGCGACCACGGCCGGATCATCGGCGGCCTGATCGCCGACCTCCAGGACGCGCTGGTCGGCCTCGCCGAGACGCACCACGACGTGGCCATGCCGGGCCGGACCCACCTGCAGCACGCGCAGCCGGTGCTCTTCGCCCACCACGTACTCGCCCACGTGCAGTCCCTGTCCCGGGACGCGGAGCGGCTGCGCCAGTGGGACACCCGGACCGCGGTCTCCCCGTACGGCTCGGGCGCCCTGGCCGGCTCCTCGCTGGGCCTGGACCCGGAGCAGGTCGCCGCCGACCTGGGCTTCGAGCGGGGCTCGGTCGGCAACTCCATCGACGGCACCGCCTCGCGCGACTTCGTCGCCGAGTTCGCCTTCATCACCGCGATGATCGGGATCAACCTGTCCCGGATCGCGGAGGAGATCATCATCTGGAACACGAAGGAGTTCTCCTTCGTGACGCTGCACGACGCCTTCTCGACCGGGTCGTCGATCATGCCGCAGAAGAAGAACCCGGACATCGCTGAGCTGGCGCGTGGCAAGTCGGGCCGGCTCATCGGCAATCTGACGGGCCTGCTCGCCACGCTCAAGGCGCTGCCGCTCGCGTACAACCGGGACCTCCAGGAGGACAAGGAGCCCGTCTTCGACTCCTGCGACACCCTTGAGGTCCTGCTGCCGGCCTTCACCGGCATGATGGCGACCCTCACGGTCAACCGGGAGCGGATGGAGGAGCTGGCCCCGGCCGGCTTCTCGCTCGCCACCGACATCGCCGAGTGGCTGGTCAAGCAGGGCGTGCCCTTCCGGGTGGCGCACGAGGTGGCCGGTGAGTGCGTCAAGGTCTGCGAGGGCGAGGGCATCGAGCTCGACCAGCTGACGGACGAGCAGTTCGTGAAGATCTCGGAGCACCTGACCCCCGAGGTCCGGACCGTCCTGAACGTCAGGGGCGCCCTGGCCTCGCGGGACGGCCGCGGCGGCACCGCCCCCTCGGCGGTGGCCACCCAGCTCACCGAGCTGAAGGCCGACCTGGTCATCCAGCACGCCTGGGCGGCCCACAAGCAGTAG
- a CDS encoding argininosuccinate synthase gives MTERVVLAYSGGLDTSVAIGWIAEETGAEVIAVAVDVGQGGEDLDVIRKRALDCGAVEAEVADASDEFANEYCLPAIKANALYMDRYPLVSALSRPAIVKHLVAAAKKHGATTVAHGCTGKGNDQVRFEAGIVALAPDLKCIAPVRDYAMTRDKAIAFCEEKQLPIATTKKSPYSIDQNVFGRAVETGFLEDIWNAPIEDIYEYTSNPALPREADEVVISFKEGVPVAIDGKPVTVLQAIQQLNDRAGAQGIGRIDIVEDRLVGIKSREVYEAPGAIALITAHQELENVTVERELARYKRQVEQRWGEMVYDGLWFSPLKRALDGFINEANQHVTGDIRMTLHGGRAVVTGRKSDESLYDFNLATYDSGDTFDQSKAQGFIEIFGLSSKIAARRDLA, from the coding sequence GTGACCGAGCGCGTCGTACTCGCCTACTCGGGCGGCCTGGACACCTCCGTCGCCATCGGCTGGATCGCCGAGGAGACGGGCGCCGAGGTCATCGCCGTTGCCGTGGACGTCGGCCAGGGCGGCGAGGACCTGGACGTCATCCGCAAGCGCGCGCTCGACTGCGGTGCGGTCGAGGCCGAGGTCGCCGACGCCTCCGACGAGTTCGCCAACGAGTACTGCCTCCCGGCGATCAAGGCGAACGCCCTCTACATGGACCGGTACCCGCTGGTCTCGGCGCTCTCCCGGCCGGCCATCGTCAAGCACCTGGTCGCCGCCGCCAAGAAGCACGGCGCCACGACCGTCGCCCACGGCTGCACCGGCAAGGGCAACGACCAGGTCCGCTTCGAGGCGGGCATCGTCGCCCTCGCCCCGGACCTCAAGTGCATCGCCCCGGTCCGTGACTACGCGATGACCCGGGACAAGGCGATCGCCTTCTGCGAGGAGAAGCAGCTCCCGATCGCGACCACCAAGAAGTCCCCGTACTCCATCGACCAGAACGTCTTCGGGCGCGCCGTCGAGACGGGCTTCCTGGAGGACATCTGGAACGCCCCGATCGAGGACATCTACGAGTACACCTCGAACCCGGCCTTGCCGCGCGAGGCCGACGAGGTCGTCATCTCCTTCAAGGAGGGCGTCCCGGTCGCCATCGACGGCAAGCCCGTCACCGTGCTGCAGGCCATCCAGCAGCTCAACGACCGCGCCGGAGCCCAGGGCATCGGCCGGATCGACATCGTCGAGGACCGCCTCGTGGGCATCAAGTCCCGTGAGGTGTACGAGGCCCCGGGTGCGATCGCGCTGATCACGGCCCACCAGGAGCTGGAGAACGTCACCGTCGAGCGCGAGCTGGCCCGCTACAAGCGGCAGGTCGAGCAGCGCTGGGGCGAGATGGTCTACGACGGCCTGTGGTTCTCCCCGCTCAAGCGCGCCCTGGACGGCTTCATCAACGAGGCCAACCAGCACGTCACCGGTGACATCCGGATGACCCTGCACGGCGGCCGCGCCGTCGTCACCGGCCGGAAGTCGGACGAGTCGCTGTACGACTTCAACCTCGCGACCTACGACTCGGGCGACACCTTCGACCAGTCCAAGGCCCAGGGCTTCATCGAGATCTTCGGTCTCTCCTCGAAGATCGCGGCCCGCCGCGACCTCGCCTGA
- a CDS encoding HEAT repeat domain-containing protein, with protein MDTGAETRPPSPGAPAAEWIAFDRVVRRTSSWSYTSPVETPEAVKLCHPDGRIREAALRAPKHLLSPLLEFAAIRCADWVPAVRAQARQVLARALADDPAGTLHRLTPLVVRLGRREQGAWALERFEDLLNEDHALLGELRGSPDPRTRRFAARLTLGVGLLDVRELAALAATEPDPATSGLWTDATLAALAADGPDDEAVDTLLGGHGQMVRAAGVTALRGAGRAAEAADHLCDRSGMVRACARWLVRQAGGDPRPLCREPLADPARVTPYAVTAFAECARREDAPLLRALLAHPAGQVRAAAVGGLRLLDVTDVELLRPLLDDPAPAVAREVARSLGASADRLPADWLMARIEPGRPSHTRRAAYRLLFARGGVAGLRASVALLTDRDPALRTIAAQRVQSMWSPNRPPDLPARDPEVGALLDRCTHLFSDHVMRRMRYGLGLPVPAAPADAY; from the coding sequence ATGGACACGGGCGCGGAGACACGACCGCCCTCGCCGGGAGCCCCGGCGGCCGAGTGGATCGCCTTCGACCGCGTGGTCCGGCGGACCTCCTCCTGGTCGTACACGAGCCCCGTCGAGACGCCGGAAGCCGTGAAGCTGTGCCATCCCGACGGCCGGATCCGCGAGGCGGCCCTGCGGGCGCCGAAGCACCTGCTGTCGCCGCTGCTGGAGTTCGCGGCGATCCGCTGCGCGGACTGGGTGCCGGCCGTCCGCGCACAGGCCCGGCAGGTCCTGGCCAGGGCCCTGGCCGACGACCCCGCGGGCACGCTGCACCGGCTGACGCCGCTCGTCGTACGGCTCGGCCGGCGCGAGCAGGGCGCCTGGGCGCTGGAGCGCTTCGAGGACCTGCTCAACGAGGACCACGCTCTCCTCGGCGAACTGCGCGGGAGCCCGGACCCCCGGACCCGGCGGTTCGCCGCACGGTTGACCCTCGGGGTCGGGCTGCTGGACGTAAGGGAGCTGGCGGCGCTGGCCGCGACGGAACCGGATCCGGCGACGAGCGGGCTGTGGACGGACGCGACGCTGGCCGCCCTGGCCGCCGACGGGCCGGACGACGAGGCCGTCGACACGCTGCTCGGCGGGCACGGCCAGATGGTCCGCGCGGCCGGGGTCACCGCCCTGCGCGGGGCCGGCCGGGCCGCCGAGGCCGCGGATCACCTCTGCGACCGCTCCGGGATGGTCCGGGCCTGCGCCCGTTGGCTGGTCCGCCAGGCCGGTGGCGATCCACGCCCGCTCTGCCGCGAGCCGCTGGCCGACCCCGCCCGCGTGACCCCGTACGCGGTGACCGCCTTCGCCGAGTGCGCGCGCCGCGAGGACGCGCCGCTGCTGCGCGCACTGCTGGCGCACCCGGCCGGTCAGGTGCGCGCCGCCGCCGTCGGTGGGCTGCGGCTGCTGGACGTCACCGACGTCGAGCTGCTGCGGCCGCTGCTGGACGACCCGGCGCCGGCGGTGGCCCGCGAGGTCGCCCGGAGCCTCGGCGCCTCGGCCGACCGGCTGCCCGCCGACTGGCTGATGGCCCGCATCGAGCCCGGGCGGCCGTCGCACACCCGCCGGGCCGCCTACCGGCTGCTGTTCGCCCGGGGCGGGGTGGCCGGACTGCGTGCCTCCGTCGCCCTGCTGACGGACCGTGACCCGGCCTTGCGGACGATCGCCGCGCAGCGCGTCCAGAGCATGTGGAGCCCGAACCGGCCACCGGACCTGCCCGCGCGGGACCCTGAGGTCGGCGCCCTCCTGGACCGGTGCACGCACCTGTTCAGCGACCACGTCATGCGGCGGATGCGCTACGGCCTCGGGCTCCCGGTCCCGGCGGCCCCGGCGGACGCATACTGA